Proteins encoded together in one Thermomonospora curvata DSM 43183 window:
- the egtD gene encoding L-histidine N(alpha)-methyltransferase: MERFLTADDLDKALRQDVWEGLTAHPKTLPPKWFYDERGSALFEEITELDEYYPTRRERQILLEHAREIAAATGARTLLELGAGSGEKTRLLLAALSAEGTLRDYVPVDVSGDFLAAAAGRIARDHPHLTVRPVVADYEQHLHLLPTGPPRLLVFLGGTIGNFPPAERSSFLSALRATMDDRDALLLGADLVKDTGRLVRAYADARGVTAEFNRNVLHVINRRLEADFVPEAFDHIALWDPRNEWIEMRLRARDAQTVRIGGLELTVEFAAGEQMRTEISAKFRPERLEAELNAAGLALEALWTDEHGDFSLSLARPA, from the coding sequence ATGGAACGCTTCCTGACCGCCGACGACCTGGACAAGGCGCTGCGCCAGGACGTCTGGGAGGGGCTGACGGCCCACCCCAAGACCCTGCCGCCCAAATGGTTCTACGACGAACGCGGCAGCGCGCTCTTCGAAGAGATCACCGAACTGGACGAGTACTACCCCACCCGCCGGGAACGGCAGATCCTGCTCGAGCACGCCCGGGAGATCGCCGCCGCCACCGGCGCCCGCACCCTGCTGGAACTGGGCGCCGGGTCGGGGGAGAAGACCCGGCTGCTGCTGGCGGCCCTCTCGGCGGAGGGCACGCTGCGCGACTACGTCCCGGTGGACGTCAGCGGCGACTTCCTGGCCGCCGCGGCCGGCCGGATCGCCCGCGACCACCCCCACCTGACGGTGCGCCCGGTGGTGGCCGACTACGAGCAGCACCTGCACCTGCTGCCGACCGGGCCGCCCCGCCTGCTGGTCTTCCTGGGCGGCACGATCGGCAACTTCCCCCCGGCCGAACGCTCGTCCTTCCTGTCGGCCCTGCGCGCCACCATGGACGACCGCGACGCCCTGCTGCTCGGCGCCGACCTGGTCAAGGACACCGGCCGGCTGGTGCGCGCCTACGCCGACGCCCGCGGCGTCACCGCCGAGTTCAACCGCAACGTGCTGCACGTCATCAACCGGCGGCTGGAGGCCGACTTCGTCCCCGAGGCGTTCGACCACATCGCCCTGTGGGACCCCCGCAACGAGTGGATCGAGATGCGGTTGCGCGCCCGCGACGCCCAGACCGTCCGGATCGGCGGCCTGGAGCTGACCGTGGAGTTCGCCGCGGGCGAGCAGATGCGCACCGAGATCTCCGCCAAATTCCGTCCCGAACGTCTGGAGGCCGAACTGAACGCGGCCGGTCTCGCCCTGGAGGCACTATGGACCGACGAGCACGGCGATTTCTCCCTGTCGCTGGCCCGCCCCGCCTGA
- the egtC gene encoding ergothioneine biosynthesis protein EgtC produces the protein MCRHLGYLGPPRTLESLIFEGPHSLEVQSYAPRMTRGNLLNADGFGVGWFHRGRPVRFRRAQPIWTDRSFREISGAVTASCAVAAVRSATTAFPVEESCAQPFRTGAHLFSHNGRVEDFDQVEPKLRELAGDLAAVPDARAPVDSALLLAVAARHWAEGAALADGLAATVAAVTALAPGRYNLLAADGTALAATTWGDSLFVHAAPGRVLISSEPLDDDAAWTPVPDRSLVVADRAGVQITPL, from the coding sequence ATGTGCCGCCACCTGGGCTACCTGGGCCCGCCCCGGACGCTGGAGTCGCTGATCTTCGAAGGTCCGCACTCGCTGGAGGTCCAGTCGTACGCGCCGCGGATGACCCGGGGCAACCTGCTGAACGCCGACGGGTTCGGCGTCGGCTGGTTCCACCGCGGCCGGCCGGTGCGGTTCCGGCGGGCCCAGCCGATCTGGACCGACCGGTCCTTCCGCGAGATCTCCGGCGCGGTGACCGCCTCCTGCGCGGTGGCCGCCGTCCGCTCGGCCACCACCGCCTTCCCGGTGGAGGAGTCCTGCGCCCAGCCCTTCCGCACCGGTGCGCACCTGTTCAGCCACAACGGCAGGGTCGAGGACTTCGACCAGGTGGAGCCCAAGCTGCGGGAACTGGCCGGGGACCTGGCGGCCGTGCCGGACGCCCGGGCCCCGGTGGACTCGGCGCTGCTGCTGGCGGTGGCCGCCCGGCACTGGGCCGAAGGCGCCGCGCTGGCCGACGGGCTGGCCGCCACGGTGGCCGCCGTGACCGCCCTGGCCCCCGGCCGCTACAACCTGCTGGCCGCCGACGGGACCGCGCTGGCCGCCACCACCTGGGGGGATTCGCTGTTCGTGCACGCCGCCCCCGGCCGGGTGCTGATCTCCTCCGAACCCCTCGACGACGACGCCGCCTGGACGCCGGTCCCCGACCGGTCCCTGGTCGTCGCCGACCGCGCCGGCGTTCAGATCACACCGTTGTGA
- a CDS encoding ABC transporter permease, producing MAPVLAAGEPLIRWEWIGRNWDDDIAEALTEHLILSLVPVAIGLAVALPLGIACARWRRLYPPVLAATSVLYAVPAIALFVVLVAFTGLTYATVIIPLAAYTLSVLVPGVVDGLRSVPDHVRQAAEAMGFGPVRRLVQVELPLAVPVVMAGLRVAAVSNISLVSVGSLIGIGGLGELFVTGLKRDFPTPIIVGIALTIALALAADLLLLLLQRLLTPWERTGGRAAAPKEPRRPLVTGGGER from the coding sequence ATGGCGCCGGTGCTCGCAGCGGGAGAGCCGCTGATCCGCTGGGAGTGGATCGGGCGGAACTGGGACGATGACATCGCCGAGGCGCTCACCGAGCATCTGATCTTGTCGCTGGTGCCGGTGGCGATCGGGCTGGCGGTCGCGCTGCCGCTGGGGATCGCCTGCGCCCGGTGGCGCCGGCTCTACCCGCCGGTGCTGGCCGCCACCAGCGTGCTGTACGCGGTGCCGGCCATCGCGTTGTTCGTGGTGCTGGTCGCCTTCACCGGGCTGACCTACGCCACCGTGATCATCCCGCTGGCCGCCTACACCCTGTCGGTGCTGGTACCGGGGGTGGTGGACGGGCTGCGCTCGGTGCCCGACCACGTCCGGCAGGCGGCCGAGGCCATGGGGTTCGGCCCGGTGCGCCGCCTGGTGCAGGTGGAGCTGCCGCTGGCGGTGCCGGTGGTGATGGCCGGGCTGCGGGTGGCCGCCGTCTCCAACATCAGCCTGGTCAGCGTGGGCTCGCTGATCGGCATCGGCGGGCTGGGGGAGCTGTTCGTCACCGGCCTCAAACGCGACTTCCCCACCCCGATCATCGTGGGCATCGCGCTGACCATCGCTTTGGCGCTGGCGGCGGACCTGCTGTTGCTGCTGCTTCAGCGCCTGCTGACCCCCTGGGAACGCACCGGAGGCCGGGCCGCCGCCCCCAAGGAGCCGCGGCGGCCGCTCGTCACCGGCGGGGGTGAGCGGTGA
- a CDS encoding LacI family DNA-binding transcriptional regulator, giving the protein MPHNRKRATIREVAQATGLSPAAVSYALRGIQTSPQTQQRVRAAAAALGYEAHPIARALASGRTGMVGLLCGSLEDYWQQSLAVGIGRALVGCDRYALILDAAGDPARELALARRLRDQRVDGLLVQPLDPSAPLWAELGETLPVVSIGDALHGGRSRAEVVFDNRSGVTMALEHLHGLGHRRIAVLTPTRATTPDRPADLHVNAEADRLGLQVTVVTAPQSWHAARRVALEVLSAPARPTALFCFTDSIAYGVYAAARELRLAVPEEVSVCGYDDHPMSVLLTPPLTSVDWDIDGIVRAAVQVMVEAIDGDPPHRRIVRAPTLRVRRSTGPAPV; this is encoded by the coding sequence GTGCCGCACAACCGCAAACGGGCCACGATCCGCGAAGTGGCGCAGGCGACCGGGCTGTCGCCTGCGGCCGTCTCCTACGCGCTGCGCGGCATCCAGACCTCCCCGCAGACCCAGCAGCGGGTGCGGGCCGCCGCCGCGGCCCTGGGCTATGAGGCGCACCCGATCGCCCGGGCGCTGGCCAGCGGCCGCACCGGCATGGTCGGGCTATTGTGCGGCTCGCTGGAGGACTACTGGCAGCAGTCGCTGGCGGTCGGCATCGGCCGGGCCCTGGTGGGCTGCGACCGCTATGCGCTGATCCTGGACGCCGCCGGCGACCCGGCCCGGGAGCTGGCGCTGGCCCGGCGGCTGCGCGACCAGCGGGTGGACGGGCTGCTGGTGCAGCCGCTGGACCCCTCGGCCCCGCTGTGGGCCGAGCTGGGCGAGACGCTGCCGGTGGTGTCGATCGGCGACGCCCTGCACGGCGGGCGCTCCCGGGCGGAGGTGGTCTTCGACAACCGCTCCGGCGTCACCATGGCCCTGGAGCACCTGCACGGCCTGGGCCACCGCCGGATCGCCGTGCTGACCCCCACCCGCGCCACCACCCCCGACCGCCCGGCCGACCTGCACGTCAACGCCGAGGCCGACCGGCTGGGCCTGCAGGTCACCGTGGTCACCGCGCCGCAGTCCTGGCACGCCGCCCGCCGGGTGGCGCTGGAGGTGCTCAGCGCCCCCGCCCGTCCGACCGCGCTGTTCTGCTTCACCGACTCCATCGCCTACGGCGTCTACGCCGCCGCCCGCGAGCTGCGCTTGGCCGTGCCCGAGGAGGTGTCGGTCTGCGGCTATGACGACCACCCGATGTCGGTGCTGCTCACCCCGCCGCTGACCAGCGTGGACTGGGACATCGACGGCATCGTCCGCGCGGCCGTGCAGGTGATGGTGGAGGCCATCGACGGCGACCCGCCGCACCGCCGCATCGTCCGCGCCCCCACCCTGCGCGTCCGCCGCTCCACCGGCCCGGCCCCGGTATGA